One window from the genome of Jeotgalibaca sp. MA1X17-3 encodes:
- a CDS encoding SMI1/KNR4 family protein — translation MCFLKGKSPIPPVVTGELPLTSSLSTLDLPVSYLKLLEKQNGGYTQYVQVQTEEPTSDGLDYAHIHYIWGIHNQPTPSILSQQNIPSRETLPDYLVIFSAHEEQLFAFDYSQCSDKKEPAIRYIDLETGNWQTVAPNFETFINHLEPGEILLPLEGKLTTIEAEHALLLTTDPVMLNGLWMHLEDCTDKKWYFSWLLYFSKHSDSGIRQATIDALEMQILYYRLFLPENTQEVFDVFLNDQEDSICNQATWLLKEWNEVH, via the coding sequence ATGTGTTTTTTAAAAGGAAAATCTCCAATTCCTCCTGTTGTTACAGGTGAACTCCCTTTAACTTCTTCTCTTTCTACACTAGATTTACCTGTTTCTTATTTAAAGTTGTTAGAAAAACAAAATGGAGGGTATACGCAGTACGTTCAAGTACAAACAGAAGAGCCAACTTCAGATGGCCTCGATTATGCTCATATCCATTATATTTGGGGAATTCATAACCAACCTACCCCTAGTATTCTTTCCCAACAAAATATCCCTTCTCGTGAAACACTTCCTGATTACTTAGTTATTTTCAGTGCTCACGAAGAACAATTATTTGCCTTTGACTATTCACAGTGTTCCGATAAAAAAGAACCTGCAATCCGTTATATCGACCTTGAAACGGGTAATTGGCAAACGGTTGCTCCTAATTTTGAAACCTTTATAAATCATCTGGAACCTGGGGAGATCCTTCTTCCTCTTGAAGGGAAATTAACGACTATTGAAGCAGAACATGCCCTTTTGTTGACGACAGACCCTGTTATGCTAAATGGCTTGTGGATGCATTTAGAAGATTGTACAGATAAAAAGTGGTACTTTTCCTGGTTACTCTATTTTTCTAAACATTCTGATAGTGGAATTCGTCAAGCTACAATTGATGCCTTAGAGATGCAAATTCTCTACTATCGTCTTTTTTTACCTGAAAATACGCAAGAAGTTTTCGATGTCTTTTTAAATGACCAAGAAGATAGTATCTGTAATCAAGCAACTTGGCTTCTGAAAGAATGGAACGAAGTACATTAA
- a CDS encoding LemA family protein produces MGWFIGIVIVVVIVIGAAWVSLYNHLVRNRLWVTEAWSQIDVQLKRRNDLIPNLLETVKGYAIHEQSTLTKVTELRKLVSEVGDSNPEKKMELSNQLSNQLRSVFAIAESYPDLKANENFLRLQTELSETEDKIAYSRQLYNSSVTQYNIKLSTFPSIIVAKAHHFLPEVVLDTPETERAVPEVRF; encoded by the coding sequence GTGGGCTGGTTTATAGGAATCGTTATTGTCGTTGTAATCGTAATAGGAGCAGCATGGGTAAGTCTTTATAATCATTTAGTTCGTAATCGTTTATGGGTTACTGAAGCATGGAGTCAAATTGACGTCCAATTGAAACGTCGAAATGATTTAATTCCTAATTTATTAGAAACCGTAAAAGGATATGCTATACACGAACAAAGTACATTGACAAAAGTTACGGAACTTCGTAAGTTGGTTTCAGAAGTAGGAGATTCGAATCCGGAAAAGAAGATGGAACTATCCAATCAATTATCTAATCAACTGAGAAGTGTTTTTGCGATAGCAGAATCATACCCTGATTTAAAAGCGAATGAAAATTTTTTAAGACTTCAAACCGAACTATCTGAAACAGAAGACAAAATTGCTTATTCTCGCCAATTGTATAATTCCAGTGTCACTCAGTATAATATTAAATTATCAACGTTCCCTAGCATCATAGTAGCAAAAGCTCATCATTTTCTCCCTGAAGTTGTTTTGGATACTCCTGAAACGGAGAGAGCAGTTCCTGAAGTACGCTTTTAA